The following proteins are encoded in a genomic region of Triticum dicoccoides isolate Atlit2015 ecotype Zavitan chromosome 1B, WEW_v2.0, whole genome shotgun sequence:
- the LOC119329729 gene encoding uncharacterized protein LOC119329729 — translation MASALGASPWPPTHPPHHHRCTQTVDPCRRRAAPVMVGCICAEDEGGPPPVFASSLRPCCCSSSLSPHLAVQQPGQGEGAARPGSISLLHAGELDEQVAREAATASGGAAQERPPPGFYYCYGQKKSKAGKDNNVRSQPRGDSRQREESCASAPGSEAARRRRGRGATLPWSRATRGSDVAVEEGGDPPPLHLTIRQEPLWMILSIRVLCIFESVVQWQKLARGHLKLV, via the exons ATGGCCTCTGCACTAGGAGCCTCTCCATGGCCTCCTACCCATCCCCCCCACCACCATAGGTGCACACAGACGGTGGATCCGTGCCGGAGAAGAGCAGCTCCAGTTATGGTGGGGTGCATCTGTGCCGAAGATGAAGGAGGCCCGCCGCCCGTCTTTGCCTCGTCGCTGCGTCCTTGTTgctgctcctcctctctctctccgcaCCTAGCAGTGCAGCAGCCGGGACAAGGGGAAGGAGCAGCCCGACCCGGCTCCATCTCTCTCCTTCATGCAGGAGAACTGGATGAGCAGGTGGCGAGGGAAGCCGCCACGGCTAGCGGCGGCGCTGCACAGGAACGTCCACCTCCAG GATTTTACTACTGCTATGGACAAAAGAAGTCTAAAGCTGGGAAAGACAACAACGTCAGGAGCCAACCGAG GGGAGACTCCAGGCAGAGAGAGGAAAGCTGCGCAAGTGCCCCTGGAAGCGAGGCAGCTCGGCGCCGTCGCGGAAGAGGAGCTACGCTTCCATGGAGTAGAGCGACGAGGGGCTCCGACGTCGCTGTAGAGGAGGGAGGAGATCCGCCGCCACTGCACCTCACAATTCGACAGGAACCTCTCTGGATGATTCTGTC AATTCGGGTGTTATGCATTTTTGAAAGTGTTGTGCAATGGCAGAAATTGGCAAGAGGACACCTCAAGTTGGTATGA